GCTTCATAATAAACATTGACCGTGCCTTGTGGCAGGACACTTGGAAAGAAAGTAGCAACCACTGAATAAAGATAAGCAGCCAATGTTCCTACAGCCACCAAGGAATTCATGTCTGGTGCTAAGCGGAATAAACTTGGGATGCCCTTTTTGAAGAAGCGTCGGCCTGGAAAAATTAATGCTACTGTGGTCAAGAAAAATTGCATTAACCAGCTATTTTGTTGGCCAATGTTATCCATCATAAACGTATGAAAGGCGGGAATCAGGTGTGATCCCATTTCTAAAATAAAAACGGGTAGAGTCAATAAGACTGACAAAATTAAATCTTTTTTAAGTTTTTCTAATTCAATATTCTTTTTATCTTGAAAGCTTTCCGTAGTTTGATGAACTGACTTTGCTTCAAACCCTGCTTTGGTGACAGCCTGAATTAACGAGTCACGAGTGACAGATGAGCTTGCCTGAATAGTCGCTTTTTCAGTAGCCAGATTTACATGAGCTGATTCCACACCCTCAACAGATTTTAAGGCCTTTTCTACTCGACCTACACAAGAAGCACATGACATACCCTCAATCGTAAGCTCTATTGGTTGCAGCGCTTCCACTTCGTAGCCTGCTTTTTCTACGGCTTTAATTAAAGTAGCGCGATCAAGTGGTTGATGCGCATAAATGACTGCTTTTTCGGTAGCCAGATTTACATGAGCCGATTCAACACCCTCAACAGATTTTAAAGCTTTTTCCACACGGCCTACACAAGAAGCACATGTCATCCCCTCAATCTCTAATGTTTCACTGTAGTGTGGCGTATCAGTCATTTCGGTACTCATATACGATCTCTATCATTTAGATATGCTGAGTTCTATATGCGAAGATCAGCTCGAACCAAGATTAGGGGGAATTCAGGGATTACTTTTATTTCAAGCAAGTACAGGTTTTATCTGTACGATGAGGAAAATAAGAGAGAGTAAAAGTGGTAAGGAATTCCCACTGTTACTCTAACAGAGATTAAGCAGGATCAGCTGTAAATCCACGCTCACTGAGAGTGGCAATGACTTGATCCTGACTCACCGTTGTGTTGATTTCAACAATACGGTTTTGTAAATCAATATCGAGTGAGGCATTCGAGTCGAGCTCTTTAATTGCGGTAGTAATGCCGCGTGCACAACCACCACAAGTCATATTAGCGATGTGAAATTTCATATGTTGCTCCTTTTTAACAAAACATTTGTTTAAAACATTAGAACAGTAACTCTAAACTTTCACCATACAACCAGCCTTTTTCTGAATCAGCTACTCGCTGTAACTTGGTCTGTTTACAACCTTACAGTTTTCTTCAGAGTATTCCAAAGAAGAGTGTTCTAATGACTACAGTAAAAGTACTTAACCAACATTAATGTGACTTTAAAATGACATTTTTGTCATCTACGATCACTCTGAAATTTATAAGATTAGTTATTTCAATCAATGGTAGTGAACTGAATAGATGAGACCGTTATGGGTTGAAGATAAGCTAAAAACCGGTGACTACCTTTATGTATAATGCCTCATGATGCGATTTTACTGTTCTGATTGTCGTAAGTTGACAGTCCAGTAGAAACTTTATTGCTCAGCTACAAAAGATAAATGCAGTAATGTTAAATTTCCTCAATTCCCTTATTTTGAAATTCTCTTATTCAATACCCACGACAGTGGTTATATAGCCTGTTGTTAATAGAATTGATAGACCTAATAACATCTCAAATAAAATGGCATGACTAAGGTGTTTAGCGAATTTAGGATGTTGAAGACGCGGGGTGAAATACCATTTGTTGAAGGCAGCTAAAAGTAGAATACCTATAACAAAAAACATTTTAACCATGAAACCATAGCCATATGCAGTATTGATTAAGGTATTAAAATCTTTAATTAAAAGAAGAGCTACACTAGCGCCACAGGCGATTAATATCCCAACAATGAAAGCAGCAATACGTCCAAATACATGCATGCGATCTTTTAAAGGTAAACCACTTATTTCCCGGCTGGTTTTCCATAACGGATATAAAGACCCCATCCATAACGACATAACTAG
Above is a window of Acinetobacter lwoffii DNA encoding:
- a CDS encoding heavy-metal-associated domain-containing protein, which encodes MKFHIANMTCGGCARGITTAIKELDSNASLDIDLQNRIVEINTTVSQDQVIATLSERGFTADPA